A genomic stretch from bacterium includes:
- a CDS encoding TolC family protein, whose product MTIRIRPRPLAARGFLSAAALMVVATGLSHAEEGATSPLPFAAESPTGSDGMVVTSAAPPAEDSLLLEAVLESASLHFPSLQALQAELDLRAAQLQSSRGAFDVRLGVEGELRPEGFYERDTLGVDLEAPTRLWGTTFSGGYRIGDGDAASYDAGALTDDDGEFSVGVEIPLLRGGWTDKERTRIAKAEIDLRSLSPEAQLRWISVVRDASLAYWNWVAAGRRLGIAERLLSVAEERQSQIERRVRAGAEPEIDLVDNGRLIVERRARLRRAVQDFEQASITLSLYRRDDFGSPSVPGRSALPPLFPAELLPPDARIRSDLEHAGADHPRLRQLDLAREKLMAELGLARNELLPELDFEVKGSQDMGRNRAGIDEIGSLSQDSRDSTEIMAKLRLSLPLQMRDARGRATAAQARVSRLEAEARLARDRILAEVYRALAGLRAALDQTEQARENVRLAQQLRDAESRRFALGLSNLIDVNIREIQAATASQELVDAQAAFFRSLATYVARVGRPPASFLRDGRWIPGGTDGAS is encoded by the coding sequence ATGACGATCCGCATTCGCCCTCGGCCCCTCGCGGCCCGAGGCTTCCTGTCGGCGGCGGCCCTGATGGTCGTCGCGACGGGGTTGTCACACGCCGAGGAAGGCGCGACGTCACCCTTGCCGTTCGCCGCCGAATCACCGACCGGGTCGGACGGCATGGTCGTCACCTCTGCCGCACCGCCCGCAGAGGACTCGCTTCTGTTGGAGGCCGTGCTCGAGTCGGCCTCGCTCCACTTTCCGTCCCTACAGGCCCTGCAGGCCGAGCTCGACCTGCGCGCCGCGCAGCTCCAGTCCTCGCGAGGTGCATTCGACGTGCGACTGGGCGTGGAAGGCGAGCTCCGACCGGAGGGTTTCTACGAGCGGGATACGCTCGGCGTCGATCTCGAAGCGCCCACGCGACTCTGGGGAACGACGTTCTCGGGCGGCTATCGGATCGGAGACGGGGATGCGGCGTCGTACGACGCGGGTGCCCTCACCGACGACGACGGCGAGTTCAGCGTCGGCGTCGAGATCCCGCTGCTTCGCGGAGGTTGGACCGACAAGGAGCGGACCCGGATCGCGAAGGCCGAGATCGACCTCCGATCGCTCTCCCCGGAAGCGCAGCTGCGTTGGATCTCCGTGGTCCGGGACGCTTCGCTCGCGTATTGGAACTGGGTCGCCGCCGGACGCCGGCTCGGGATCGCGGAGAGGCTGCTCTCCGTCGCCGAGGAGCGCCAATCCCAGATCGAGCGGCGCGTGCGCGCGGGGGCGGAGCCGGAGATCGATCTCGTCGACAACGGACGTCTGATCGTCGAACGAAGAGCGCGTCTACGCCGCGCGGTCCAGGACTTCGAACAGGCCTCGATCACGCTCTCGCTCTACCGCCGCGACGACTTCGGTTCCCCGAGCGTGCCGGGCCGGAGCGCGCTGCCGCCCCTCTTCCCCGCGGAGCTCCTTCCGCCGGACGCGCGCATCCGGAGCGACCTCGAACACGCCGGCGCCGACCACCCACGCCTCCGACAGCTCGACCTCGCGCGCGAGAAGCTGATGGCCGAGCTCGGGCTCGCCCGGAACGAGCTCCTCCCCGAGCTCGATTTCGAGGTCAAGGGCTCCCAGGACATGGGACGCAACCGCGCCGGGATCGACGAGATCGGCTCGCTCTCCCAGGACTCTCGCGACAGCACCGAGATCATGGCGAAGCTCCGCCTCTCGCTCCCGCTGCAGATGCGAGACGCGCGCGGTCGCGCGACCGCCGCGCAGGCCCGCGTGTCCCGACTCGAGGCCGAGGCGCGCCTCGCTCGCGATCGCATCCTCGCCGAGGTCTACCGTGCTCTCGCCGGGCTCCGTGCCGCCCTCGACCAGACCGAGCAGGCACGCGAGAACGTCCGGCTCGCGCAGCAGCTTCGCGACGCGGAGAGCCGACGCTTCGCGCTCGGCCTGTCGAACCTGATCGACGTGAACATTCGCGAGATCCAGGCGGCGACGGCCTCCCAGGAGCTCGTCGATGCGCAGGCGGCGTTCTTCCGGTCCCTCGCGACCTATGTCGCTCGCGTCGGACGCCCCCCGGCCTCCTTCCTGCGCGACGGGAGATGGATCCCGGGCGGGACAGACGGCGCCTCCTGA
- a CDS encoding SDR family oxidoreductase, translating into MSPIAFVTGASRGIGKAGSLALAEAGFDVVVTARTLQAGQTHDYAASSAEAGEQTALPGSVEETAQLVEERGQRALPLRLDLLDRDSIDAAFEKTLAEWGQIDVLFNNGIYQGAGVMDPMMELPEDKLELVFQGNFFNQLYLTRKVLAHMLERGSGTIVNMTSNAGQHDPPNKVSEGGWGFAYGASKSAFHRMAGFLHVEFNDQGIRAYNIDPGYVPTEAQLARYGKDDPIYQQYISVGAPPEVPAQMLVWLLTNPEAAERSGETFHAPRFAKDHALVPGWPPPKKDRR; encoded by the coding sequence ATGTCGCCCATCGCCTTCGTGACCGGTGCCAGCCGAGGCATCGGCAAGGCCGGCAGCCTCGCCCTCGCCGAAGCCGGATTCGACGTGGTCGTGACCGCGCGCACGCTGCAGGCGGGACAGACCCACGACTACGCGGCCTCGAGCGCCGAGGCCGGAGAGCAGACGGCGCTCCCCGGGAGCGTCGAGGAGACGGCGCAGCTCGTCGAGGAGCGCGGCCAGCGAGCGCTGCCGCTGCGGCTCGACCTGCTCGACCGGGACTCGATCGACGCCGCCTTCGAGAAGACCCTGGCCGAGTGGGGCCAGATCGACGTGCTCTTCAACAACGGCATCTATCAGGGCGCCGGTGTGATGGACCCGATGATGGAGCTGCCGGAGGACAAGCTCGAGCTCGTCTTCCAGGGCAACTTCTTCAACCAGCTCTATCTGACGCGCAAGGTCCTGGCTCACATGCTCGAACGCGGGAGTGGCACGATCGTCAACATGACGAGCAACGCCGGCCAGCACGATCCGCCGAACAAGGTGAGCGAAGGCGGTTGGGGCTTCGCCTACGGCGCGTCGAAGAGCGCGTTCCACCGGATGGCCGGCTTCCTCCACGTCGAGTTCAACGACCAGGGGATCCGTGCCTACAACATCGACCCGGGGTACGTCCCGACCGAGGCCCAGCTCGCGCGCTACGGGAAGGACGACCCGATCTACCAGCAGTACATCTCGGTGGGCGCCCCGCCCGAAGTCCCCGCGCAGATGCTCGTCTGGCTCCTCACGAATCCGGAAGCGGCGGAGCGGAGTGGCGAGACCTTCCACGCGCCGCGCTTCGCGAAGGACCACGCGCTCGTGCCCGGTTGGCCCCCGCCGAAGAAGGACCGCCGTTGA
- a CDS encoding ABC transporter ATP-binding protein/permease, protein MSSPIESDGSSHSANGPEVPLSLIALLREQTRCRKHELDPDAVEADGPFSTWDEALSRVCRSAGMVAEPVELNAREVCSVVRRDAPLVRWTPQTGWIIITRGTRGRVHLVVPPVPPTRIDAEGLASRLGNDADANLERWLRVGAGFPTASSRDEEDPSAFERLLEILGPEREDVLSIVLYAVFIGLVSLAVPIAVQQLVNTVAFGGLVQPVVVLAFLLLVGLAFGASLSAFQAYVAEFLKRRIFVRACVHLSSHLPRVSIDAFGVRHGPEQVNRFFDLITLQKASASLLLDGSAVLLQTVTGLLILSFYHPLMLGLSVLLVGAMYFVLVGLGRGGTDTAIRESYAKYALADWFEELVRHPAAFRSHSGRAFVSARSDALAASWVERRSRHFRIVLRQLIGSLGLQVLVNTLVLALGGFLVVSGELTLGQLVASEIIVAAVVAAFARLGKQLEVFYDLLAAVDKVGTLFDLKTERERGRTLPTRSGGARLQTFGVDHAFDGTPVLGGVSLNLGPGERIALTGPPASGKSILIDLICGLREPSTGQIEIDGEDLRELRLESLREEIVCIRDPEIFAGTILDNVRILESSATQADVTRALDAVGLLDEIRALPDGLDTRVATDGLPLTRSQIARLMIARALAGRPRLLAIDGELVHLEGIERERVLDAIFSEERPFTVIVVSRREDVLERVDRTVDLGDRRLRIRVAEQNAALPATEAG, encoded by the coding sequence ATGTCGTCGCCGATCGAATCGGACGGTTCGTCGCATTCTGCGAACGGGCCGGAAGTCCCGCTGTCGCTGATCGCGCTGCTCCGAGAACAGACGCGCTGCCGGAAGCACGAGCTCGACCCCGATGCGGTCGAGGCCGACGGCCCCTTCTCGACCTGGGACGAGGCGCTGTCCAGGGTCTGCCGCTCGGCGGGCATGGTGGCGGAACCGGTCGAGCTGAACGCCCGCGAGGTCTGCTCCGTCGTCCGACGGGACGCCCCGCTGGTTCGTTGGACCCCCCAGACGGGCTGGATCATCATCACCCGCGGTACGCGCGGGCGCGTGCATCTCGTGGTGCCGCCGGTACCTCCGACGCGCATCGATGCGGAGGGGTTGGCGAGTCGCCTCGGAAACGATGCGGACGCGAACCTCGAGCGTTGGCTTCGCGTGGGTGCGGGCTTCCCGACCGCGAGCTCACGAGACGAAGAAGACCCGAGCGCGTTCGAACGGCTGCTCGAGATCCTGGGGCCCGAGCGGGAGGACGTCCTCTCGATCGTGCTCTACGCGGTCTTCATCGGCCTCGTCTCCCTCGCGGTCCCGATCGCCGTCCAGCAGCTCGTCAATACGGTGGCGTTCGGCGGCCTCGTCCAGCCCGTCGTCGTCCTGGCCTTCCTCCTCCTGGTCGGTCTCGCCTTCGGCGCCTCCCTGTCGGCGTTCCAGGCGTACGTCGCGGAGTTCCTGAAGCGGCGGATCTTCGTCCGCGCATGCGTCCATCTCTCGAGCCATCTGCCGCGGGTCTCGATCGACGCGTTCGGCGTCCGGCACGGCCCGGAGCAGGTGAACCGTTTCTTCGATCTGATCACGCTCCAGAAGGCGAGCGCCTCGCTCCTGCTGGATGGGTCCGCGGTCCTCCTCCAGACGGTGACCGGCCTCCTGATCCTCTCCTTCTACCACCCGCTCATGCTCGGGCTGAGCGTGCTGCTGGTGGGCGCGATGTACTTCGTGCTCGTCGGACTCGGGCGCGGTGGGACCGACACTGCGATCCGCGAGTCCTACGCGAAGTACGCCCTCGCCGATTGGTTCGAGGAGCTGGTTCGCCATCCGGCGGCCTTTCGGAGCCACTCCGGACGCGCCTTCGTCTCCGCCCGCTCCGACGCGCTCGCGGCGAGCTGGGTCGAACGACGCTCGCGTCACTTTCGGATCGTCCTCCGCCAGCTCATCGGTTCGCTCGGACTGCAGGTGCTGGTGAACACCCTGGTGCTCGCCCTCGGCGGCTTCCTGGTCGTGTCCGGCGAGCTCACCCTCGGCCAGCTGGTCGCTTCCGAGATCATCGTGGCCGCCGTCGTCGCCGCCTTCGCGCGACTCGGCAAGCAGCTCGAGGTCTTCTACGACCTGCTCGCGGCGGTCGACAAGGTCGGCACGCTCTTCGACCTGAAGACCGAGCGCGAGCGGGGCCGCACGCTTCCAACGCGATCCGGCGGGGCCCGCCTCCAGACTTTCGGCGTCGACCACGCCTTCGACGGGACGCCGGTGCTCGGCGGCGTCAGCCTGAACCTCGGGCCGGGCGAACGCATTGCGCTCACCGGTCCGCCGGCCAGCGGGAAGAGCATCCTCATCGACCTCATCTGCGGTCTCCGCGAGCCGTCGACCGGTCAGATCGAGATCGATGGAGAGGACCTCCGAGAGCTCCGACTCGAGAGCCTCCGGGAAGAGATCGTCTGCATCCGAGACCCCGAGATCTTCGCGGGCACGATCCTCGACAACGTGCGCATCCTCGAGTCGTCGGCGACGCAGGCGGACGTCACCCGAGCGCTCGACGCGGTCGGCCTGCTCGACGAGATCCGCGCGCTTCCCGACGGCCTCGACACGCGCGTCGCGACGGACGGTCTGCCGCTCACGCGTAGCCAGATCGCCCGTCTGATGATCGCGCGTGCCCTCGCAGGCCGACCGCGCCTGCTCGCGATCGACGGAGAGCTCGTGCACCTCGAAGGCATCGAGCGAGAACGCGTCCTCGATGCGATCTTCTCGGAAGAGCGCCCATTCACGGTCATCGTCGTCTCGCGCCGGGAGGACGTCCTCGAACGTGTCGACCGCACGGTCGACCTCGGCGACCGGCGCCTGCGGATCCGGGTCGCCGAACAGAACGCGGCGCTGCCCGCGACGGAGGCAGGCTGA
- a CDS encoding LysR family transcriptional regulator, with amino-acid sequence MSTATLTPMSPEPSQIPADAGRRLNYRHLAAVHAVARAGGLTRAAEALALAPPTLSAQIREFEKTLGMPLFDRVRGGLTPTEVGEIAIDYAERIFATGCELLDAVEQHAARGPAVGVDAQVPASLAAHWVEAMVAREPAARVVLSEIDPADAERSLASGEVDVVLTTRATPIGEDGPMAAESLGDCGLGFFAHAQHAAELSADFPKCLDGTPFLGTSDDAAIDAWLKTQGVRRRVVAIADSLEVRRSLALEGRGVFAAPAVLSHSLCARGDFRWLGTAHAIRTQFTAVAISDRYGPGFLSQVASGTRQRVVRADDDRDEEVPSPGRSHDALASTTEVSR; translated from the coding sequence ATGAGCACTGCGACCCTCACGCCGATGAGCCCGGAGCCGAGCCAGATCCCCGCGGATGCGGGTCGTCGCCTCAACTATCGACACCTGGCCGCGGTCCACGCCGTCGCCCGGGCCGGAGGTCTCACGCGAGCGGCCGAAGCGCTGGCGCTCGCGCCGCCGACCCTGAGCGCACAGATTCGCGAGTTCGAGAAGACCCTCGGCATGCCCCTCTTCGATCGGGTGCGCGGCGGGCTCACCCCGACCGAGGTGGGCGAGATCGCGATCGACTACGCCGAGCGGATCTTCGCGACCGGCTGCGAGCTGCTCGACGCGGTCGAGCAGCACGCGGCGAGGGGACCCGCCGTCGGCGTCGACGCGCAGGTGCCCGCGAGCCTCGCCGCGCACTGGGTCGAGGCGATGGTCGCGCGCGAGCCCGCTGCCCGGGTGGTCCTCTCGGAGATCGATCCGGCGGACGCGGAACGATCCCTCGCGAGCGGCGAGGTGGACGTCGTGCTGACGACGCGTGCGACCCCGATCGGAGAGGACGGCCCCATGGCGGCGGAGTCCCTCGGCGACTGCGGCCTGGGCTTCTTCGCCCATGCCCAACACGCCGCCGAGCTGTCGGCGGACTTCCCGAAGTGTCTGGACGGCACTCCCTTCCTCGGGACGTCGGACGACGCCGCCATCGACGCCTGGCTGAAGACCCAGGGCGTGCGAAGGCGGGTCGTCGCCATCGCCGACTCGCTCGAAGTGCGGCGCAGCCTCGCTCTGGAGGGCCGTGGGGTCTTCGCGGCACCGGCTGTCCTGTCCCACTCGCTCTGCGCCCGGGGCGATTTCCGATGGCTCGGCACCGCCCACGCAATCCGCACGCAGTTCACGGCCGTTGCCATTTCGGACCGTTATGGTCCTGGTTTTCTCTCCCAGGTCGCGTCCGGGACCCGACAACGGGTAGTTCGCGCCGACGACGATCGGGACGAGGAAGTCCCGTCGCCGGGTCGTTCCCACGACGCCCTCGCGTCCACCACGGAGGTCTCGCGATGA
- a CDS encoding SDR family oxidoreductase: MRLEDRVVLVTGAGSGIGREIARTLAGEGARIAAVDLRPETAEETLGLLAGDGHFACAVDVADPDSVREMVGRVDEALGRIDVLVNNAGVDHIPGDGREKLLETGQQTIHMSDEGFTKLMAINVNGVFFCLRESIKIMQREERGGSIINMSSIAGLSPNGNVSYAASKAAVLGITRSTARELGRFGIRVNAICPGVIETPMTAGVAEPMLKPLIRATPLGRTGQPSDIANTALFLASDESSFITGQWISPNGGLVMQ, from the coding sequence ATGAGACTGGAAGATCGTGTGGTGCTGGTGACTGGTGCGGGCTCGGGGATCGGCCGCGAGATCGCGCGGACGCTCGCGGGAGAGGGCGCGCGCATCGCGGCGGTGGACCTTCGCCCGGAGACCGCCGAGGAGACGCTCGGCCTTCTCGCCGGGGACGGCCACTTCGCGTGCGCCGTCGACGTCGCGGATCCCGACTCGGTGCGAGAGATGGTGGGCCGTGTCGACGAGGCGCTCGGTCGGATCGACGTGCTCGTGAACAACGCGGGGGTGGATCACATTCCCGGGGACGGACGCGAGAAGCTTCTCGAGACCGGGCAGCAGACGATCCACATGAGCGACGAGGGCTTCACGAAGCTCATGGCGATCAACGTGAACGGCGTCTTCTTCTGTCTGCGCGAATCGATCAAGATCATGCAGCGCGAGGAACGCGGGGGCTCGATCATCAACATGTCGAGCATCGCGGGTCTCTCGCCGAACGGAAACGTGAGCTACGCCGCGTCGAAGGCCGCGGTCCTGGGCATCACCCGCTCGACGGCGCGCGAGCTCGGTCGGTTCGGGATCCGCGTGAACGCGATCTGTCCGGGGGTGATCGAGACGCCCATGACGGCGGGGGTGGCGGAGCCGATGCTCAAACCGCTGATCCGGGCGACACCCCTGGGACGGACCGGGCAACCGAGCGACATCGCGAATACCGCGCTCTTCCTGGCGAGCGACGAGAGCAGCTTCATCACCGGTCAGTGGATCTCGCCCAACGGCGGGCTCGTGATGCAGTAG
- a CDS encoding acetoacetate decarboxylase family protein: protein MARVRYARSPRESEDARNARREKDEGFVRLLVGRYETDPEALAAVVPRPLEAAPENEVEIVVATVGEGALQRGSALIGVRVDYDGTAGVMPLSMPCDDAAAVAEARERFGEPRKQGTVDLVVDGDGVSASVTRRDVLFLRLGGRRREDLDRGAWASTSFSFKAFPAVDPTRDFDHDPQLVRSDWRFEPTTAVRLDGGIELWDSPFDPIADLPVRRLVELRFGEGRYARSARVVRPVPGDWLWPFLHQRDDAPGSEGVEV from the coding sequence TTGGCACGCGTCCGCTACGCCCGAAGCCCGCGCGAGTCGGAAGACGCCAGGAATGCGCGCCGCGAGAAGGACGAAGGCTTCGTTCGATTGCTCGTCGGCCGCTACGAGACCGACCCGGAGGCCCTCGCCGCGGTCGTGCCCCGCCCGCTCGAAGCCGCGCCGGAGAACGAGGTCGAGATCGTCGTCGCGACGGTGGGCGAGGGGGCGCTCCAGCGGGGCTCGGCGCTGATCGGGGTTCGGGTCGACTACGACGGAACGGCGGGGGTGATGCCGCTCTCGATGCCGTGCGACGACGCGGCGGCGGTCGCCGAGGCCCGGGAGCGCTTCGGCGAGCCGCGCAAGCAGGGGACGGTCGACCTGGTCGTGGACGGAGACGGGGTGAGCGCCTCCGTGACCCGACGCGACGTACTCTTCCTGCGGTTGGGCGGACGGCGGCGCGAGGACCTCGATCGGGGCGCGTGGGCGAGCACCAGCTTCTCCTTCAAGGCGTTTCCGGCCGTGGATCCGACCCGGGACTTCGATCACGACCCGCAGCTCGTGCGGAGCGATTGGCGGTTCGAGCCCACGACGGCCGTTCGACTCGACGGCGGGATCGAGCTCTGGGACTCCCCCTTCGATCCGATCGCGGATCTTCCGGTCCGTCGGCTGGTCGAGCTGCGGTTCGGGGAGGGGCGCTACGCCCGATCGGCCCGGGTCGTGCGGCCGGTGCCCGGGGACTGGCTGTGGCCGTTCCTGCATCAACGAGACGACGCGCCCGGATCCGAGGGTGTCGAGGTCTGA
- a CDS encoding HlyD family secretion protein: MAETDATGFRPDHSSEPSFSAIELVRGPSALRILSRFLGGLFGAIFLALIILPWQQNIPGTGRVAAFAPNDRIQTVAAPVDGRVRKTWVVEGSRVEAGDRLMEIVDNDPSIMERLATQQSALAGQLASAEERVSVYGKQIEALQRARELSIEAAESEVSIATAQVRRAEAALTGARAKAEQARLNYERQSELVTDGLVSKFDFEVARRESEEAEAMLRQAGESLEAARNDERAKRADLGRIDTRATAEIESTRAERESALVASDALRERVASLETRIAQQSMQLITAPRAGTVFRVFAASGAELVKSGDPLVLLIPDTESRAVELWVDGNHVPLIDEGRPVRLQFEGWPAVQFAGWPSVAVGTFGGKVALIDPSDDGAGRFRLLVVPDENDQPWPAAEFLRQGVRAKGFVLLDQVSIGYELWRQANGFPPTVAFQPAVGTGRSAAQAERTSAPK; encoded by the coding sequence ATGGCGGAGACCGACGCCACGGGATTCCGACCCGATCATTCCTCCGAGCCCTCGTTCAGCGCGATCGAGCTGGTGCGCGGCCCCTCGGCCCTGCGCATCCTGTCGCGTTTCCTCGGCGGCCTCTTCGGCGCGATCTTCCTGGCGCTGATCATCCTCCCGTGGCAGCAGAACATCCCCGGGACGGGACGCGTCGCTGCGTTCGCGCCGAACGACCGGATCCAGACGGTCGCGGCACCGGTCGACGGACGCGTCCGGAAGACCTGGGTCGTCGAAGGCTCCCGCGTCGAAGCGGGCGACCGTTTGATGGAGATCGTCGACAACGACCCCTCGATCATGGAGCGGCTCGCCACCCAGCAGAGTGCCCTCGCGGGCCAGCTCGCCTCTGCCGAAGAGCGCGTCAGCGTCTACGGCAAGCAGATCGAAGCGCTTCAGCGCGCCCGCGAGCTCTCGATCGAGGCCGCGGAGAGCGAGGTCTCGATCGCGACGGCCCAGGTTCGCCGAGCGGAGGCCGCGTTGACGGGCGCCCGCGCGAAGGCCGAGCAGGCCAGGCTGAACTACGAACGACAGAGCGAGCTCGTCACCGACGGTCTCGTCTCCAAGTTCGACTTCGAAGTCGCACGGCGGGAGTCCGAGGAGGCCGAGGCCATGCTTCGCCAGGCCGGGGAGAGCCTCGAAGCGGCCCGGAACGACGAACGCGCGAAACGCGCCGACCTCGGTCGGATCGACACGCGCGCGACGGCGGAGATCGAGTCGACCCGGGCCGAACGCGAATCCGCGCTCGTCGCGAGCGACGCGCTACGCGAGCGGGTCGCGAGCCTCGAGACCCGGATCGCGCAGCAGAGCATGCAGCTGATCACGGCCCCTCGCGCCGGCACGGTCTTCCGCGTCTTCGCAGCCTCCGGAGCCGAGCTCGTGAAGTCGGGAGATCCGCTCGTCCTGCTGATCCCGGATACCGAGAGCCGTGCGGTCGAACTCTGGGTCGACGGCAATCACGTCCCGCTGATCGACGAGGGGCGACCGGTCCGTCTGCAGTTCGAGGGATGGCCTGCCGTACAGTTCGCCGGGTGGCCCTCCGTCGCGGTCGGGACGTTCGGCGGCAAGGTCGCCCTGATCGACCCGAGCGACGACGGGGCAGGAAGGTTCCGCCTGCTGGTCGTCCCGGACGAGAACGACCAGCCGTGGCCCGCCGCGGAGTTCCTCCGACAGGGCGTTCGCGCCAAGGGCTTCGTGCTCCTCGACCAGGTGAGCATCGGATACGAGCTCTGGCGACAGGCGAACGGCTTCCCGCCGACGGTGGCCTTCCAGCCGGCCGTGGGCACCGGGCGATCCGCCGCCCAAGCGGAAAGGACGAGCGCCCCGAAATGA
- a CDS encoding universal stress protein produces MKRMLILSPPEDRSGRALTLGTAIAERFGADVDVLRVLEEGQNTAALDAKTHDGDSLRDVLLRAEAESLESAIGPLRSTSRTVDVEVEWGVPWESVTSRVKERGIDLVVKPAGGLSRSGSVFFGSTALHLFRRCPCPVWVVGESAELPERILAAVDPTDEPHRRRLAERVLHWSDEIADWTCSSIDVATAWSTPDFERAGAHLAAEARKRLRNDAFEATSAELDALLGTRREPIGADRLHLLEGSPTEVLPMIARQSATDLIVMGTLSRPDRAGDLLGATAETVVRQVRCSVLTVPPNAKLAL; encoded by the coding sequence ATGAAGAGAATGCTCATCCTCTCTCCCCCTGAAGATCGCTCGGGCCGCGCCCTCACCCTGGGCACGGCGATCGCCGAGCGGTTCGGCGCGGACGTCGACGTTCTGCGCGTCCTCGAGGAAGGCCAGAACACGGCGGCCCTGGACGCGAAGACCCACGACGGAGACTCGCTGCGGGACGTCCTTCTCCGGGCGGAAGCCGAGAGCCTCGAGTCGGCGATCGGGCCGCTGCGCTCGACGTCGCGGACGGTCGACGTCGAGGTCGAGTGGGGCGTTCCGTGGGAGTCGGTCACGTCGCGCGTCAAGGAACGGGGCATCGACCTCGTCGTGAAGCCCGCCGGCGGCCTCTCGCGGTCCGGGAGCGTGTTCTTCGGTTCGACCGCGCTCCATCTCTTCCGCCGTTGCCCCTGCCCGGTCTGGGTGGTCGGCGAATCCGCCGAGCTCCCCGAGCGGATCCTCGCGGCGGTCGACCCGACCGACGAGCCCCATCGCCGCCGTCTCGCCGAGCGCGTCCTGCACTGGTCCGACGAAATCGCGGACTGGACGTGCTCGTCCATCGACGTCGCGACCGCCTGGTCGACGCCGGACTTCGAGCGCGCCGGTGCCCACCTCGCCGCCGAGGCCCGCAAGCGGCTGCGCAATGACGCGTTCGAGGCCACCTCGGCGGAGCTCGACGCACTGCTCGGTACTCGCCGCGAGCCCATCGGTGCCGACCGTCTCCACCTGCTCGAGGGGAGCCCGACCGAAGTGCTGCCGATGATCGCCAGGCAGTCCGCGACGGACCTCATCGTCATGGGCACGCTCAGTCGACCGGATCGCGCGGGGGACCTGCTCGGCGCGACGGCGGAGACCGTCGTCCGCCAGGTCCGGTGCTCGGTCTTGACCGTGCCGCCGAATGCTAAGTTGGCGCTCTGA